One genomic segment of Vibrio quintilis includes these proteins:
- the thiH gene encoding 2-iminoacetate synthase ThiH, producing the protein MSFLEVFEKLDWDDVRLSVYGKTDRDVQIALNKSNRNLEDFKALLSPAAEPYLEVMAQQSLRLTRQRFGKTVSFYIPLYLSNLCSNDCSYCGFSMSNHIKRKTLSPDDINKEISAIKKMGFDSVLLVTGEHQNKVGMDYFRQVLPQIKKQFSYLSMEVQPLDTSSYQELITFGLDAVMVYQETYNPSTYGIHHLRGNKTDFEYRLLTPDRLGEAGVDKIGLGALIGLDEWRTDIFYVAAHLDYLENKYWKSRYSISFPRLRPCAGGIEPKSIMTDKQLVQTICAFRLFKPEIDLSLSTRESAKFRDNVVPLGITTISANSSTQPGGYADYQASQLEQFSVGDSRSVTEVAEAMRDRGLETVWHDWHEVYSEHVSRETKII; encoded by the coding sequence ATGTCATTTTTAGAGGTGTTTGAAAAGTTAGACTGGGATGATGTCCGGCTTTCCGTTTATGGAAAAACTGATCGTGATGTACAAATTGCTTTGAATAAATCTAATAGGAATCTTGAAGATTTTAAGGCGCTTCTATCACCTGCTGCTGAACCTTATCTGGAAGTTATGGCGCAACAATCACTGAGATTAACACGTCAGCGATTTGGTAAAACGGTTAGTTTCTATATACCACTCTATCTCTCAAATCTATGTTCTAACGATTGCAGCTATTGTGGCTTCTCTATGTCAAATCATATTAAGCGAAAGACTCTATCTCCGGATGATATTAATAAAGAAATATCTGCAATTAAGAAGATGGGATTTGATAGTGTTCTGTTAGTCACTGGTGAACATCAGAATAAAGTCGGGATGGATTACTTCAGACAAGTTCTTCCGCAGATTAAAAAGCAATTTAGTTATCTAAGTATGGAAGTTCAGCCATTAGATACTTCATCTTATCAAGAATTAATAACCTTTGGACTGGATGCTGTGATGGTTTATCAGGAGACCTATAACCCTTCAACATATGGTATTCATCATCTGCGTGGAAATAAGACTGATTTTGAGTATCGACTTCTAACACCAGACAGGCTGGGTGAAGCGGGGGTTGATAAGATTGGGCTTGGAGCATTGATTGGACTTGATGAATGGCGCACCGACATTTTTTATGTCGCGGCACATCTGGACTATTTAGAGAATAAATACTGGAAATCTCGTTATTCAATATCATTCCCCAGATTACGTCCTTGTGCCGGGGGAATTGAACCTAAATCAATTATGACTGATAAACAGTTAGTACAAACAATTTGTGCATTCCGACTATTTAAACCAGAGATCGATTTATCATTATCAACCAGAGAATCTGCTAAATTTCGGGATAATGTTGTTCCTCTGGGAATAACAACAATTTCTGCAAATTCAAGTACACAGCCAGGTGGTTATGCTGATTATCAAGCTTCTCAATTAGAACAATTTTCTGTTGGTGATAGTCGTTCTGTAACTGAAGTTGCTGAAGCGATGAGAGATCGTGGGCTTGAGACGGTGTGGCATGATTGGCATGAAGTCTATTCTGAACATGTTTCACGTGAAACAAAAATAATCTAA
- a CDS encoding thiazole synthase has product MLTIADKKFHSRLFTGTGKFSGRQVMVDAIKATGSELVTMALKRVDLEHKNDDILGPIIYSGINLLPNTSGAKSAREAIYAAHLTREALGTNWVKVEIHPDPKYLLPDPVETLKAAEQLVKDGFVVLPYCHADPVLCKRLEEAGCAAVMPLGSPIGSNQGLVSESFLKIIIEQAQVPVVIDAGIGSPSDAAKAMEMGADAVLVNTAIACADNSVSMGKAFKLAVESGRLAFESGLASSDFVADASSPLTRFLED; this is encoded by the coding sequence ATGTTGACGATAGCAGATAAAAAATTTCATTCGAGGTTATTCACAGGTACAGGCAAGTTCTCAGGTCGTCAGGTTATGGTCGACGCTATAAAAGCTACTGGCTCAGAACTGGTAACCATGGCATTAAAGCGGGTCGATCTTGAGCATAAGAATGATGACATTCTGGGGCCAATTATTTATTCCGGGATAAATTTATTACCGAATACATCAGGTGCTAAATCGGCCAGAGAAGCTATCTATGCTGCACATCTGACAAGGGAAGCACTCGGTACAAATTGGGTTAAAGTTGAGATTCATCCTGATCCAAAATACTTATTGCCCGATCCAGTTGAAACATTAAAAGCGGCTGAGCAATTAGTAAAGGATGGATTTGTCGTCCTTCCTTATTGTCATGCAGATCCGGTTTTATGCAAGCGACTTGAAGAGGCCGGCTGTGCCGCAGTAATGCCACTTGGATCACCAATTGGTTCTAACCAGGGATTAGTATCTGAAAGTTTTTTGAAAATTATTATTGAGCAGGCACAAGTTCCAGTGGTGATTGATGCAGGAATTGGATCTCCATCAGATGCTGCAAAGGCGATGGAAATGGGTGCAGATGCTGTATTGGTAAATACTGCAATCGCCTGTGCTGATAATTCTGTATCAATGGGGAAAGCATTTAAACTGGCAGTTGAATCCGGAAGACTTGCTTTTGAGTCCGGTCTTGCTTCATCTGATTTTGTGGCGGATGCATCAAGTCCACTGACTCGTTTCCTGGAGGATTAA
- the thiS gene encoding sulfur carrier protein ThiS, whose amino-acid sequence MINDKNYIVADELTLMTLIEKLTLPQSGSVFAVNEQIIAKQYWDRTRLNDGDHISLFQVIAGG is encoded by the coding sequence ATGATTAATGATAAAAATTATATAGTGGCAGATGAGCTAACACTGATGACACTGATTGAAAAATTGACATTACCTCAGTCTGGTTCTGTATTTGCTGTCAATGAGCAAATCATAGCAAAGCAATATTGGGATAGAACCCGGCTGAATGATGGCGATCATATTTCATTATTCCAGGTAATCGCAGGAGGTTAG
- a CDS encoding HesA/MoeB/ThiF family protein, whose product MSKFSDVDFIRYQRQISLPEIGESGQLKINNSNVLIIGCGGLGTSVSLLLAGAGVGNIVLVDDDKVELSNLHRQLAYTESDIGRAKCEVLKQQILIRNRQCRVRAIDKRLADEQLNLEVMLADLVIDCCDNMATRQQINRICHQQITCLISGSATQWAGQFSEYTYVENQPCFACLSPDVPSDVSEPSSCSKQGVLGPVVNMIASVQALAALKRITNTAMIHGDCDKNLLHCFDGKSMSFRAYSFVKNPDCRVCGGQPEAGDKDEHND is encoded by the coding sequence ATGTCGAAATTTAGTGACGTCGATTTTATTCGATACCAAAGACAGATTTCTTTGCCTGAAATTGGTGAATCCGGCCAGTTAAAAATAAACAATTCAAATGTTCTTATTATTGGTTGTGGTGGATTAGGTACAAGTGTTTCACTGCTTTTGGCCGGAGCTGGTGTAGGAAATATAGTTCTGGTTGATGATGACAAAGTAGAACTGAGTAATCTACATCGCCAGTTAGCCTATACAGAATCAGATATTGGACGGGCAAAATGTGAGGTTTTGAAACAGCAGATTCTGATACGGAACCGACAATGCAGAGTCAGAGCTATTGATAAAAGATTAGCTGACGAGCAGTTGAATCTTGAAGTAATGCTTGCTGATCTTGTGATTGATTGCTGTGACAACATGGCAACACGTCAGCAAATCAATCGTATCTGTCATCAGCAAATAACATGTCTGATTTCAGGTTCAGCTACTCAGTGGGCTGGCCAGTTTTCAGAATATACCTATGTAGAAAACCAACCATGTTTTGCATGTCTGTCACCAGATGTGCCATCAGATGTTTCTGAGCCTAGTTCCTGTAGTAAACAAGGTGTGCTTGGGCCGGTTGTCAATATGATTGCATCAGTGCAGGCGCTGGCAGCTTTGAAACGAATAACTAACACAGCCATGATTCATGGTGACTGTGATAAGAATTTGCTTCATTGCTTCGATGGTAAATCAATGTCATTCAGGGCATACAGTTTTGTGAAAAATCCAGATTGTCGTGTTTGTGGGGGCCAGCCTGAAGCTGGAGATAAAGATGAACATAATGATTAA
- the thiE gene encoding thiamine phosphate synthase, translating to MMFLELPVQYKHIAELIQDVFVIASGEGFTVPEYQIQVSDLALINLNLPDNHYELYPDGPDQENIYHSVSDSAEVIVLRYLDHPVCDEGSDDYRFSDHSKPARHAVMIDVFSQALPGKISEQWYSHQINLAGSLISRIEVLQSPDEFKNYHLSWFLVLLMLDFPLVDALILARAAMNVSRETWPKEVHLFPKIDAIDLSSSFFIPETPFPSINQSLLNLYPVMGDSEWIKKLLELGVKTIQLRIKDEHRSDLIKQIREVVSLGQASDSQVFINDYWKIAIDENAFGIHLGQEDLLAADLKSIHAAGLRLGVSTHSYQEILTAELIKPSYIALGHIFPTSTKQMPSKPQGLVRLRLYQQFINSLSDYEKRMIPTVAIGGIDLTNLSNVAAQGVDSIAVVRAITDADDYVDAVTKIQTDFNLSKRVNHVEI from the coding sequence ATGATGTTTTTAGAATTACCTGTGCAATATAAGCACATCGCTGAATTGATTCAGGATGTTTTTGTTATCGCATCTGGTGAAGGATTTACGGTCCCTGAATACCAAATACAAGTCTCAGACTTAGCTCTTATCAACTTAAACTTGCCTGATAATCACTATGAATTGTATCCTGATGGACCAGATCAGGAAAATATCTATCATAGTGTCTCAGATTCAGCTGAAGTGATTGTGCTTCGTTATCTTGATCACCCGGTTTGTGATGAGGGAAGTGATGATTATCGTTTTTCTGATCATTCAAAACCTGCTCGTCATGCTGTTATGATCGATGTATTTTCTCAGGCTTTGCCTGGGAAAATATCTGAGCAGTGGTACTCTCACCAGATTAATCTTGCAGGTTCTCTGATTTCCAGAATTGAAGTTTTACAGTCTCCTGATGAATTTAAGAATTATCATTTATCCTGGTTTCTTGTTCTTTTGATGCTGGATTTTCCCTTAGTTGACGCACTAATTTTAGCGCGTGCTGCAATGAATGTTTCACGTGAAACATGGCCAAAAGAGGTCCATCTATTTCCTAAGATTGATGCAATTGATCTATCTTCCTCCTTCTTTATTCCCGAAACACCATTTCCTTCTATTAATCAATCTCTATTAAATTTATACCCGGTTATGGGGGATTCAGAATGGATCAAAAAACTTTTAGAGCTTGGTGTAAAAACAATTCAGTTAAGAATTAAAGATGAACATCGTTCTGACTTAATAAAACAGATCAGGGAAGTGGTTAGCCTTGGGCAAGCATCCGATTCTCAGGTATTTATTAATGACTACTGGAAAATCGCAATTGATGAGAATGCTTTTGGTATTCATCTTGGTCAGGAAGATCTACTGGCTGCTGACCTGAAATCAATTCATGCAGCAGGATTAAGATTAGGTGTTTCCACCCATAGTTATCAGGAAATCTTAACTGCGGAATTGATTAAACCCAGCTATATCGCTTTAGGTCATATTTTTCCCACATCGACAAAGCAAATGCCTTCTAAGCCCCAGGGGTTAGTCAGATTAAGATTGTATCAGCAGTTCATCAATTCACTTAGTGACTATGAAAAGAGAATGATTCCAACTGTTGCGATTGGTGGGATTGATTTAACGAATTTGTCCAATGTGGCCGCTCAGGGTGTCGATAGCATTGCTGTTGTTCGTGCCATCACTGATGCTGATGATTATGTAGATGCAGTGACGAAGATACAAACTGATTTCAATCTTTCGAAGAGGGTAAATCATGTCGAAATTTAG